In a single window of the Antedon mediterranea chromosome 1, ecAntMedi1.1, whole genome shotgun sequence genome:
- the LOC140049323 gene encoding uncharacterized protein, producing MATEQKQTRVMLWCVPRAGSTAFLRCISNRDDVKAFRELFVACNFIGPEARTDIAKKMNVPIEEDFTFKKIKAKLEADYDAPIVFAKDASNVIYGNFEYLPKGYIHTFLIKSPHKVHISKHLLFENAKKHAGTSFQQFASTTANSVRSPFYAMLELVKYVRDELKQEVILIDGDDLLANPEAMMKKWCEAVGVPFKPDMMNWEKNGEVKWEMSEGHKMFMELSPEASKNAFNSTGFSSGIATDHSKAHVPEHVKKSIEDSEPYYKELYNMRMTLD from the coding sequence ATGGCTACTGAGCAAAAGCAAACACGTGTAATGTTGTGGTGCGTACCACGCGCAGGTTCAACGGCGTTCCTTCGATGTATCTCCAATAGAGATGATGTCAAAGCTTTTCGTGAACTGTTCGTGGCATGCAATTTTATTGGACCAGAAGCACGCACTGATATCGCCAAGAAGATGAACGTACCAATCGAAGAAGATTTTACCTTTAAGAAGATTAAGGCGAAGCTTGAAGCCGACTACGACGCTCCAATTGTTTTTGCGAAAGACGCATCTAACGTCATCTACGGGAACTTTGAGTATTTACCGAAAGGTTATATACATACCTTCCTCATCAAAAGTCCACATAAAGTTCACATTTCTAAACACTTATTATTTGAAAATGCCAAGAAGCACGCTGGAACTTCATTCCAGCAATTTGCATCTACAACAGCAAATAGTGTTAGATCGCCATTTTATGCCATGCTTGAACTGGTAAAGTATGTTCGAGACGAACTTAAACAAGAGGTTATACTCATCGATGGAGATGATCTACTAGCCAATCCTGAAGCTATGATGAAGAAATGGTGCGAAGCTGTTGGTGTTCCATTTAAACCAGATATGATGAATTGGGAAAAGAACGGTGAGGTTAAATGGGAAATGTCTGAAGGACACAAAATGTTTATGGAACTTTCCCCCGAAGCTTCAAAGAATGCATTTAACAGTACAGGTTTTAGTTCCGGAATTGCCACTGATCACAGTAAAGCGCATGTCCCAGAACATGTTAAGAAGTCTATTGAAGACTCTGAACCTTATTATAAGGAGTTGTATAATATGAGGATGACTCTCgattaa